One bacterium genomic window, TCTGTTCAACCAGATCGCTCGCTTCACAGCAGAATGACAGCGCCGGAAAGTGTAGCACACGGGCGAGTCAATGGCAATTGATCGCCCCGAGCGGCTCAGATCACCTTCAGCAGCATCAGGATGCCCATGACGATGAAGATCGCGCCGGCGATGCGGCCGATGAGTTCGCGGGGCAGGTACATCCCGCACACCTGCCCGATGCAAGTGCCCAGGGCGGAGACGACGATGAGGGCGAGGCTGGCCCCCAGGAGGACCATCCAGGGCTTCTGGAACTTCGCGGCCTGAGTCATGACCGCAATCTGAGTCTTGTCGCCGAGTTCGGCCACAAGCAACATGCCAAAGGTGGTGATGAAAGCCTGCCAGTTCATGTGCGCACTCCAGACGTG contains:
- a CDS encoding TMEM165/GDT1 family protein; translated protein: MNWQAFITTFGMLLVAELGDKTQIAVMTQAAKFQKPWMVLLGASLALIVVSALGTCIGQVCGMYLPRELIGRIAGAIFIVMGILMLLKVI